In a single window of the marine bacterium B5-7 genome:
- the metG gene encoding methionine--tRNA ligase: protein MTQKRRILVTSALTYANGPLHLGHMVEHIQTDIWARFQRLRGHECYYVSGDDAHGTPIMLQAQKRGITPEQLIEETHAAHKQDFSDFHIDVVDYGSTHTEENRQQAESIYHALEKNGDITKKEIKQAFDPEKKMFLPDRFVRGTCPRCKTPDQVGDSCENCGATYTPLDLIDAKSVVSGATPIEKSSIHYFFKLSNYQDFLTQWMDSGSLQPEVRNKLQEWFGDGLRDWDISRDSPYFGFNIPGEKDKYFYVWLDAPIGYIAIFKTFCEKNNITFDDFWQSDKTELYHFIGKDILYFHSLFWPAMLKGAGLRTPTGVFTHGYLTINGEKMSKSRGTFIKARTYLNHFEPTYLRYYYAAKLNGSVEDIDFKVDDFLQRTNTDLVNKVVNIASRCAGFIHKKFEGKLTASCEEQALYDEFSQAADDIAAAFEKRDTCKAVRLMMALADKANQYIDSKKPWQMVKDQDQLAAAHAVCSVGINLFKVLMTYLKPIVPTLAERAEAFLNITLQWDNLATPLLDHTVNPFKPLLSRIESKQTEAMMEESKTDAAPAVPAPAADSWLGKKPLKPEITIDDFSKIDLRIAKIISADHVEGADKLIQLKLDIGGEIRQVFAGAKASYAPEDLVGRHTIMVANLKPRKMRFGLSEGMIAFGVGERLFLLEPEEGAEAGMPVQ, encoded by the coding sequence ATGACGCAAAAACGCCGCATATTAGTCACCTCCGCCCTCACCTACGCCAATGGTCCCTTGCATTTGGGGCATATGGTCGAGCATATTCAAACCGACATTTGGGCACGTTTCCAGCGCTTGCGCGGACATGAATGCTATTATGTCTCGGGCGATGACGCCCATGGCACACCGATTATGTTGCAAGCACAGAAACGTGGCATCACGCCAGAGCAACTTATCGAAGAAACGCACGCGGCACACAAACAAGATTTTTCAGATTTTCACATTGATGTCGTTGATTACGGCTCAACACATACGGAAGAAAATCGACAACAAGCAGAAAGCATTTACCACGCCCTAGAAAAAAATGGCGACATCACAAAAAAAGAAATCAAACAAGCTTTCGACCCTGAAAAGAAGATGTTCCTCCCCGATCGTTTTGTCCGCGGCACTTGCCCACGCTGCAAAACCCCCGATCAAGTGGGTGACAGCTGCGAAAACTGCGGCGCAACCTACACACCGTTAGACTTAATTGATGCTAAATCGGTGGTCTCTGGCGCAACGCCGATTGAAAAATCTTCGATACATTATTTCTTCAAGCTTTCTAACTACCAAGACTTTTTAACGCAGTGGATGGATAGCGGCAGCTTACAGCCTGAAGTGCGTAATAAATTACAAGAATGGTTTGGCGATGGCTTACGTGATTGGGACATCTCGCGCGACTCACCCTATTTTGGTTTTAATATCCCCGGCGAAAAAGACAAATACTTTTATGTATGGCTAGATGCACCCATTGGTTACATCGCTATTTTTAAAACGTTTTGCGAGAAGAACAATATTACCTTCGATGATTTTTGGCAGTCAGATAAAACAGAACTTTATCACTTTATTGGCAAAGATATTTTATATTTTCACAGTTTGTTTTGGCCTGCGATGCTAAAGGGTGCGGGATTACGCACACCCACTGGCGTATTCACGCATGGCTACCTCACCATCAATGGTGAAAAAATGTCGAAGTCTCGTGGCACATTTATTAAAGCACGCACTTACCTTAATCATTTCGAGCCGACTTATTTACGTTATTATTACGCCGCCAAGCTAAATGGTAGCGTTGAAGACATTGACTTTAAAGTGGATGATTTTTTGCAGCGCACTAATACCGACTTAGTCAATAAAGTGGTAAACATCGCAAGTCGTTGTGCGGGCTTCATTCACAAAAAGTTTGAGGGAAAACTCACTGCAAGCTGCGAAGAACAAGCGCTTTATGATGAGTTTTCACAAGCAGCCGATGATATTGCTGCCGCATTTGAAAAACGCGACACCTGCAAGGCTGTTCGCTTGATGATGGCTTTGGCAGATAAAGCGAATCAGTACATCGACAGCAAAAAACCTTGGCAAATGGTCAAAGACCAGGATCAGTTAGCCGCTGCCCATGCCGTTTGCAGTGTAGGCATTAACTTATTTAAAGTCTTAATGACTTACCTAAAACCGATCGTGCCAACCCTGGCTGAACGCGCGGAAGCCTTTTTGAATATCACATTACAATGGGATAATTTAGCAACACCCTTGCTTGATCACACAGTAAATCCTTTTAAACCCTTACTCAGTCGTATTGAGTCCAAACAAACCGAGGCCATGATGGAAGAAAGTAAAACTGATGCTGCACCAGCAGTCCCTGCCCCCGCAGCTGATAGCTGGTTAGGTAAAAAACCGTTGAAACCTGAGATCACGATTGATGATTTCTCAAAAATTGATTTGCGTATCGCAAAAATCATCTCTGCCGATCATGTTGAGGGCGCTGACAAATTAATTCAGCTTAAATTAGACATTGGCGGTGAAATTCGCCAAGTGTTTGCCGGCGCAAAAGCATCTTACGCGCCCGAAGACCTCGTTGGTCGTCACACAATCATGGTCGCCAACTTAAAGCCACGTAAAATGCGCTTTGGTTTATCGGAAGGCATGATAGCCTTTGGCGTGGGTGAACGTTTATTCTTGCTTGAGCCCGAAGAAGGCGCTGAAGCGGGTATGCCGGTACAGTGA
- a CDS encoding iron-sulfur-binding protein, whose translation MPITIETIDALLPQTQCEECSYKGCRPYAEAILNENERLDRCPPGGVETLKALGDLLKKDVSLLIDEMAANTREPTVAVIQEDLCIGCTKCIKACPVDAIVGSGKLMHSIISSECTGCELCIPPCPMDCIDIIKLEKPSFDKDQARKRFNARTERLARLKTEEKTVNQEAAQKTQGSIKLDIAAAVARAKAKKDASA comes from the coding sequence ATGCCCATCACCATTGAGACCATCGATGCCCTGCTGCCGCAAACACAATGCGAAGAATGCAGTTACAAAGGCTGCCGGCCTTACGCAGAAGCCATCCTAAACGAGAACGAACGTTTAGATCGTTGCCCACCGGGTGGCGTTGAAACATTAAAGGCCTTAGGTGATTTACTAAAAAAAGATGTCTCGTTGCTTATCGATGAGATGGCAGCAAATACCCGAGAACCCACGGTTGCAGTGATTCAAGAAGATTTATGCATCGGTTGCACGAAGTGCATTAAAGCTTGCCCCGTTGATGCGATTGTCGGCAGCGGTAAACTGATGCATAGCATTATCAGCAGCGAATGCACGGGTTGCGAACTCTGCATCCCTCCCTGCCCCATGGATTGCATTGATATTATTAAACTAGAAAAACCTAGCTTTGATAAAGACCAAGCGAGAAAACGATTTAATGCACGCACAGAACGTTTAGCACGCTTAAAAACTGAAGAAAAAACAGTAAATCAAGAGGCCGCACAAAAAACACAAGGTAGTATCAAGCTAGATATCGCGGCAGCTGTGGCACGCGCGAAAGCGAAAAAGGATGCTAGCGCATGA
- the nth gene encoding endonuclease III, giving the protein MNKTKREEIFQRWQQANPSPKTELVYNSPFELLISVILSAQATDIGVNKATAKLYPVANTPEAIKALGLAKLKSFVKTIGLYNTKAANIIKTCDILIKQHNSDVPQTREALEALPGVGRKTANVVLNTAFGQPTMAVDTHIFRVSNRTGLAPGKTVLAVEKNLLKFIPEPYKLDAHHWLILHGRYTCVARKPKCGDCLIRDLCDYKEKTSTE; this is encoded by the coding sequence ATGAACAAAACCAAGCGTGAAGAAATATTTCAGCGCTGGCAGCAAGCCAATCCATCCCCTAAAACGGAATTAGTTTACAACTCCCCTTTTGAATTATTAATTTCTGTCATACTGTCTGCCCAAGCGACTGATATTGGCGTGAATAAAGCCACGGCAAAGCTCTATCCCGTTGCCAACACACCGGAAGCCATCAAAGCCTTAGGATTAGCTAAATTAAAATCCTTTGTCAAAACCATCGGGCTTTATAATACGAAGGCAGCAAACATCATCAAGACCTGCGATATCCTCATCAAGCAGCATAACAGTGACGTACCGCAAACCCGTGAGGCACTAGAGGCACTACCTGGTGTCGGCAGGAAGACAGCCAATGTCGTATTAAACACGGCCTTTGGGCAGCCCACCATGGCGGTAGACACGCATATTTTTAGGGTATCTAATCGCACGGGGCTCGCGCCGGGGAAAACAGTCTTAGCTGTTGAAAAGAACTTGTTGAAGTTTATCCCAGAGCCCTATAAACTCGACGCCCATCACTGGTTGATTTTGCATGGACGTTATACCTGTGTGGCGCGAAAACCAAAATGCGGTGACTGTTTAATTCGAGATTTGTGTGACTATAAAGAAAAGACGAGTACAGAATGA
- a CDS encoding glycosyl transferase has product MQHTDKWTWWLDCLVLSLLVSGTYALFLGMHPFTVPDGGRYVEIPREMLARHDFITPYLNGIKYFEKPPLFYWLQCLSLHAFGLNEWSARIVTAVIAVLGCVGCYSFTRHIYTRQCAWFASITLATCLLYFAMGHLVTLDMTVSVLISLSLFSFFIGFTRESRLAFYGFYLFAGLAVLTKGLIGFAFPAMIIGLWILLLNQWRVLLKMCLPTGLVLFAAIIIPWHVLVQAKHPEFFQYYVMDQQLLRYATNIAGRTQPNWFFIPVLLLGLFPWVFFLPQAIYYHLPRQWKLVKYALPEMFLLIWAISIFAFYSFSHSKLVPYILPVIPPLAILIGHYLADAAKRDSTTIGANIGFSFLLPFAIGFVFLFPKIPTLSPMVDGPHAMPYLIFCAIVLSITALVVLRRHVTSRFTALSLGCLLFYLGLIAGMRHLDTRSIKPLALTINRDAKPSAEIFSYVDYYQDLAPYTKRRINIVDWRNELAFGLAHQPEAAEWMIDTPTFIKRWTAGWKNGTQMFMIARIDRYQTLAALYPTLPWVVLKQTKHDILVTNESPTLSRNQRPHCISGTVIT; this is encoded by the coding sequence ATGCAACATACAGACAAATGGACTTGGTGGTTAGATTGCCTGGTTTTAAGCTTACTCGTCAGCGGTACCTATGCCCTTTTCCTTGGTATGCACCCTTTTACTGTCCCTGACGGCGGCCGCTACGTGGAAATTCCTCGTGAAATGCTCGCACGCCATGATTTTATTACCCCTTATCTTAATGGCATTAAATACTTTGAAAAACCGCCACTGTTTTATTGGCTGCAATGTTTGTCACTGCACGCCTTCGGCCTCAATGAATGGAGCGCACGCATTGTCACTGCCGTGATAGCTGTGCTGGGTTGCGTGGGTTGTTACAGCTTCACACGACACATTTACACGCGCCAATGCGCATGGTTTGCGAGCATTACCTTAGCTACGTGTCTTTTATATTTTGCGATGGGCCATCTCGTCACACTAGACATGACCGTGAGCGTGCTAATCAGCCTATCTTTATTTAGCTTTTTCATTGGCTTTACCCGTGAATCGCGCCTCGCCTTTTATGGTTTTTATCTCTTCGCCGGCTTGGCCGTGTTAACCAAAGGCTTAATCGGTTTCGCGTTTCCCGCGATGATTATCGGCCTGTGGATTTTACTACTGAATCAATGGCGCGTCTTACTCAAAATGTGCCTGCCAACCGGCTTGGTTTTATTTGCCGCTATCATCATACCGTGGCATGTGCTCGTACAAGCAAAACACCCTGAGTTCTTTCAATATTACGTGATGGACCAACAACTCCTACGCTACGCAACCAATATTGCTGGGCGCACACAGCCTAATTGGTTTTTTATTCCTGTTTTACTGCTAGGCTTATTTCCTTGGGTGTTTTTCTTACCTCAAGCGATTTATTACCATTTGCCGCGTCAATGGAAACTCGTGAAATACGCACTACCTGAAATGTTCTTGTTAATTTGGGCTATCAGCATCTTCGCGTTTTATAGTTTTTCTCATTCAAAATTGGTTCCCTATATTTTGCCGGTCATCCCGCCACTCGCGATTTTAATCGGCCATTATTTGGCTGATGCAGCGAAACGTGACAGCACAACGATCGGTGCCAATATTGGCTTTAGCTTTTTACTACCTTTTGCTATTGGCTTTGTATTTTTATTTCCAAAAATCCCAACGCTATCGCCCATGGTGGATGGCCCGCATGCGATGCCGTATCTCATCTTCTGCGCCATTGTTTTATCTATCACAGCGCTTGTGGTGTTACGACGCCATGTCACCTCGCGCTTTACCGCGCTGAGCCTGGGCTGCTTATTGTTTTATTTGGGCTTAATCGCTGGCATGCGCCACTTGGACACACGCAGCATTAAACCACTGGCCCTGACCATCAACCGCGATGCCAAGCCCAGCGCAGAAATATTCTCCTATGTCGATTATTATCAAGACCTAGCCCCCTATACAAAACGTCGTATCAACATCGTCGATTGGCGTAATGAACTGGCCTTTGGCCTGGCTCACCAACCAGAAGCGGCTGAATGGATGATAGATACCCCAACTTTTATCAAACGTTGGACAGCTGGCTGGAAAAATGGCACCCAAATGTTTATGATAGCCCGCATTGACCGCTACCAAACTTTAGCGGCACTTTATCCCACCCTACCGTGGGTTGTGTTGAAACAAACGAAACATGACATATTGGTGACAAATGAAAGCCCTACCCTTAGTCGTAATCAGCGTCCTCATTGCATCAGCGGGACAGTTATTACTTAA